A single genomic interval of Anthonomus grandis grandis chromosome 17, icAntGran1.3, whole genome shotgun sequence harbors:
- the LOC126746572 gene encoding uncharacterized protein LOC126746572, with protein sequence MSETENTSSTSQTSSKPQKFNGNSVPSLSVEGNLSSNWINWLQHFKIFMRASGLESEQNARKVAIFLHYVGPEALNIFNSFNLDMDNCKYDDLLKKFMKHCQPKTNLTIECHNFLTRCQKPDESIDDFITALKNLRLSVNNRTIKERLLQEENLELEKAIKIAKSIELTQLQAQQLNKNSEVSVYKVNKNSGESRSQQSQLSRSYQSQSYSQAGVTSRAGFGNHAVRGNQVKSNHVSQSNPCTRCGQIHRSSCPAQNAACNHCHKRGHFAKFCLFKNVKAINAYESNVSNNNNEIESESDMFYIRAVQKCLKEQQFSKNAW encoded by the exons ATGTCGGAAACGGAAAACACATCGTCAACGAGTCAAACCAGTTCCAAGccacaaaaatttaatggaaataGCGTCCCGAGTCTTTCTGTTGAGGGAAACCTGTCAAGTAATTGGATTAACTGGCTGCAACACTTCAAAATTTTCATGAGAGCAAGCGGGTTAGAGTCTGAACAAAATGCAAGAAAAGTCgcaatttttcttcattatgtTGGTCCAGAGGCACTCAACATTTTCAATTCTTTTAATCTGGACATGGATAATTGCAAGTATGATGATTTGCTTAAAAAGTTCATGAAGCATTGTCAGCCCAAAACAAACCTTACCATAGAATGTCATAATTTCCTCACAAGGTGTCAAAAGCCGGATGAATCGATTGATGATTTTATCACAGCGCTGAAAAACCTAA GACTAAGTGTAAATAATCGAACAATTAAAGAGAGATTATTACAAGAGGAAAATCTGGAGTTGGAAAAAGCTATAAAAATTGCCAAAAGTATAGAGCTTACTCAACTACAAGCTCAGCAGCTCAACAAGAACTCAGAAGTGTCAGTAtacaaggtaaataaaaatagtggcGAGTCAAGAAGTCAACAAAGTCAATTGTCAAGGTCTTATCAAAGTCAAAGCTACAGTCAAGCTGGTGTCACAAGTAGAGCTGGTTTTGGTAATCATGCTGTCCGAGGTAACCAAGTCAAGTCAAATCACGTAAGTCAAAGCAATCCTTGTACTCGTTGTGGTCAAATTCACCGAAGTAGTTGTCCTGCTCAAAATGCTGCCTGCAACCATTGTCATAAAAGAGgacattttgccaaattttgtctttttaagAATGTCAAAGCTATTAATGCATATGAATCTAATGtgtctaataataataatgaaatagaGTCTGAGTCAGATATGTTTTATATAAGAGCGGTTCAAAAATGTCTAAAAGAACAGCAGTTTTCTAAAAATGCCTG